In one Magnetococcales bacterium genomic region, the following are encoded:
- the rpsP gene encoding 30S ribosomal protein S16 — translation MAVRIRLQRRGSKKRPVYAVVVADQRMPRDGRFLEKVGVYDPRKEADKLALELERVTHWVKQGAQPSEGLAALLKRESISLAG, via the coding sequence ATGGCAGTCAGGATTCGGTTGCAACGGCGTGGATCGAAGAAGCGTCCGGTTTATGCGGTGGTGGTGGCGGATCAACGTATGCCGCGTGACGGGCGCTTTCTGGAAAAGGTCGGGGTTTACGATCCCCGCAAGGAGGCCGACAAGCTGGCCCTCGAACTGGAGCGCGTGACCCATTGGGTCAAACAGGGAGCCCAGCCCTCCGAAGGACTGGCCGCTCTCCTGAAGAGAGAGTCCATCTCCCTGGCCGGTTAG
- the trmD gene encoding tRNA (guanosine(37)-N1)-methyltransferase TrmD, producing MRFSVLTLFPEMFCGFLEASMVKRGLERGLFAVDLVQIRDFAPEPHRQVDDAPFGGGPGMVMKVDCLARALDAVVTPQTEVVYLTPQGLPFTQESAAELSNLEHVVLLCGHYEGIDERIVASRVDREYSSGDVVLTGGELPAMMIVDAVSRLLPGVLGDPESAACDSFQHGLLDHPHYTRPASWSDGRGGKVEEVPEVLRSGDHGRIAAWRRRQALLRTLIRRPDLLGQARLTRHEQRLLEALRRELDAEEPLDR from the coding sequence ATGCGCTTTTCGGTGCTAACCCTGTTTCCGGAGATGTTCTGCGGTTTTCTGGAAGCTTCCATGGTCAAACGCGGCCTGGAGCGGGGTCTCTTCGCGGTGGATCTGGTGCAGATCCGGGACTTTGCCCCGGAACCGCACCGGCAGGTTGACGATGCCCCCTTCGGTGGCGGGCCGGGCATGGTCATGAAGGTGGATTGCCTGGCCAGGGCCTTGGATGCGGTGGTCACGCCGCAGACAGAAGTGGTCTACCTGACGCCCCAGGGGCTGCCCTTCACCCAGGAGTCGGCTGCCGAACTGTCCAACCTGGAGCATGTGGTGTTGCTTTGCGGCCACTACGAGGGGATCGACGAACGTATCGTGGCCAGTCGGGTCGACCGGGAATACTCCTCGGGAGACGTGGTGCTGACCGGCGGGGAACTGCCCGCCATGATGATCGTCGATGCGGTGAGTCGTCTGTTGCCGGGCGTTCTGGGGGATCCGGAGAGCGCCGCTTGCGACTCGTTTCAGCACGGGTTGCTGGATCACCCCCACTACACCCGTCCGGCAAGCTGGTCGGATGGGCGCGGCGGCAAGGTGGAAGAGGTGCCGGAGGTGTTGCGCTCCGGGGATCACGGGCGGATCGCCGCCTGGCGTCGTCGTCAGGCTCTGCTGCGCACCCTGATTCGCCGCCCCGATCTGCTGGGGCAGGCACGCTTGACCCGTCACGAACAGCGCCTGCTGGAGGCGTTGCGTCGGGAGTTGGATGCGGAAGAACCCCTCGACCGGTGA
- the rimM gene encoding 16S rRNA processing protein RimM codes for MPRIAGSWIAVGRIRGSFGVRGDLKVEPWTGTREALFRFRQLWMGQDPLTGPLQPLAVESWHPHGATDCTLKTGTFANREEAAKWRGSLLWLPREELPEVEEDAVYWVDLLGARVVDGDGVALGLVEEILETGANDVLVIRDPQGEERLLPFTAEVVRHWDETARVLTVSLFPGL; via the coding sequence ATGCCTCGGATTGCCGGCTCCTGGATCGCGGTGGGTCGCATCCGGGGGTCGTTCGGGGTGCGCGGCGACCTGAAGGTGGAGCCCTGGACCGGAACACGGGAAGCCCTGTTCCGGTTTCGGCAGTTATGGATGGGCCAGGATCCGCTGACCGGACCTTTGCAACCGCTTGCGGTCGAGTCGTGGCATCCCCACGGGGCCACCGACTGCACCCTGAAAACCGGCACGTTCGCGAATCGGGAAGAGGCGGCGAAGTGGCGCGGCTCTCTGTTGTGGCTGCCTCGGGAGGAGTTGCCCGAGGTTGAAGAGGACGCCGTCTACTGGGTCGACCTGCTCGGTGCCCGGGTGGTCGACGGCGACGGGGTGGCCCTGGGCCTGGTGGAAGAGATCCTGGAAACGGGGGCCAACGACGTGCTGGTGATCCGCGATCCCCAGGGGGAAGAGCGGCTCCTGCCCTTCACCGCCGAAGTGGTGCGCCACTGGGATGAAACCGCCCGCGTTCTGACCGTCAGCCTCTTTCCGGGTTTGTGA
- the hrcA gene encoding heat-inducible transcription repressor HrcA has product MLTQRQHDVLEQVVRLHIEEGGPVSSSRVRDLLREDLSAATVRGVMAELIDMGFLQQPHTSAGRVPTERAYRRYVEGLQLIAPIARNEANDLQRACRSGGEDMHLTLQEVSRTLALSTDCTCMVRPPSLDLAVLKRIQFIKLSGGRNEINRILVLLVSHSGQIQNRIVPVRAYFVQKELDSFCSALNRQFSGMRLAEIRAALAREVTLREKNLEALRRKLLDTLLQGTRSAGLIINGQLTISGLDATPAFAPLGEVREKAVIQEKKRLMQLLDGCLEAEGVRWFIGVSPVSGKGENCSVVAAKFAGPESAMTGSLGLVGPLRLDYAHIIPLVKFTAELLTRYWSGTLVGEEAAGEGAARLPPKA; this is encoded by the coding sequence ATGTTGACCCAGCGGCAACACGATGTCCTGGAACAGGTTGTCCGCCTCCACATCGAGGAGGGCGGCCCCGTCAGCTCCAGTCGGGTCCGGGATCTTTTGCGGGAGGATCTTTCGGCGGCTACGGTGCGTGGCGTCATGGCCGAGTTGATCGATATGGGCTTTTTGCAGCAACCCCACACCTCGGCGGGACGGGTACCGACGGAACGGGCCTATCGCCGCTATGTGGAAGGCTTGCAACTGATCGCGCCCATTGCCCGCAACGAGGCCAACGACCTGCAACGCGCCTGTCGCTCCGGTGGGGAGGACATGCACCTCACCCTCCAGGAGGTGAGCCGGACCCTGGCTCTCTCCACCGATTGCACCTGCATGGTGCGCCCTCCCAGCCTCGATTTGGCCGTGTTGAAGCGCATCCAGTTCATCAAACTCTCCGGCGGTCGCAACGAGATCAACCGGATTCTGGTTCTCCTGGTTTCCCACTCGGGCCAGATTCAGAACCGCATCGTGCCCGTGCGCGCCTATTTCGTGCAAAAGGAGCTGGACAGCTTCTGCAGCGCCCTGAATCGTCAGTTCAGCGGCATGCGGCTCGCCGAAATTCGCGCCGCCCTGGCCAGGGAAGTCACCCTGCGGGAGAAAAATCTGGAGGCGCTGCGTCGCAAGCTCCTGGATACCCTGCTCCAGGGAACCCGAAGCGCCGGCTTGATCATCAACGGGCAGTTGACCATCTCCGGCCTCGATGCCACTCCGGCCTTCGCTCCGCTGGGTGAGGTGCGGGAGAAGGCGGTCATCCAGGAGAAGAAGCGGCTGATGCAGTTGCTGGACGGCTGCCTGGAAGCCGAGGGGGTGCGCTGGTTCATCGGGGTCAGTCCGGTATCGGGCAAGGGGGAGAATTGCTCCGTGGTGGCGGCCAAGTTCGCCGGTCCGGAGAGCGCCATGACCGGATCTTTGGGATTGGTGGGGCCGTTGCGCCTCGATTATGCGCATATCATACCGCTGGTGAAATTCACCGCCGAATTATTGACCCGATACTGGTCCGGAACCCTGGTCGGGGAGGAGGCGGCGGGAGAAGGGGCTGCCCGGCTGCCGCCGAAAGCGTAG
- a CDS encoding ribonuclease HII: MEQSLWGRGTQRICGIDEAGRGPLCGPVVAGAVCFAAGHEAAMLEGLDDSKRLSSRDRERLFDTITQQALGWSVAVAEAGEIDRINIRQATLLAMKRAVEGLPEVPQWVLVDGRDLPPGLPCPGQAVVKGDALSLSVAAASVLAKVWRDRIMDQLAERFPGYGWERNRGYPTADHLAALKRLGATPQHRRSYAPVKALLDFSDSASHLFSSEP; encoded by the coding sequence ATGGAACAAAGCCTCTGGGGCCGGGGCACGCAACGGATTTGCGGCATCGACGAGGCGGGGCGGGGGCCGTTGTGCGGCCCCGTCGTGGCCGGGGCGGTCTGTTTCGCCGCCGGGCACGAGGCCGCGATGCTGGAAGGGTTGGACGATTCCAAACGGTTGAGTTCCCGCGACCGGGAGAGGCTCTTCGACACCATCACCCAGCAGGCTCTCGGCTGGAGCGTGGCGGTGGCGGAGGCCGGGGAGATCGACCGGATCAATATCCGGCAGGCCACCTTGCTGGCCATGAAACGGGCTGTCGAGGGCCTGCCGGAAGTGCCGCAATGGGTGCTGGTCGACGGGCGGGATCTGCCACCCGGCCTGCCCTGTCCAGGACAGGCCGTCGTCAAGGGCGATGCCCTCTCCCTCAGCGTGGCGGCCGCCTCGGTGCTGGCCAAGGTGTGGCGGGACCGGATCATGGATCAGTTGGCCGAACGCTTTCCCGGTTACGGCTGGGAGCGAAACCGGGGCTATCCCACCGCCGATCATCTGGCCGCCCTGAAACGCCTTGGGGCGACTCCCCAGCATCGACGGTCCTACGCTCCGGTGAAGGCCCTCCTTGACTTTTCCGACAGCGCATCCCATCTGTTCTCTTCGGAGCCATGA
- the rplS gene encoding 50S ribosomal protein L19: MNALQRFEEAQINSRVMPAFGAGDTLRVHVRVVEGTRERIQVYEGVCIGRHNAGFGSSFTVRKISFGEGVERIFPLFSPLIDKIEVMRRGLVRRAKLYYLRGRTGKATRIKEKRV, from the coding sequence ATGAACGCGCTGCAACGCTTTGAGGAAGCCCAGATCAACAGTCGGGTGATGCCTGCTTTCGGAGCCGGCGATACCTTGCGGGTCCACGTTCGCGTGGTGGAAGGAACCCGCGAACGCATTCAGGTCTACGAAGGGGTCTGCATCGGGCGGCACAATGCCGGATTCGGCTCCTCGTTCACGGTACGCAAGATCTCCTTCGGCGAGGGTGTGGAGCGGATTTTCCCCCTCTTCTCCCCGCTGATCGACAAGATCGAGGTGATGCGTCGAGGTCTGGTGCGTCGCGCCAAGCTCTATTATCTGCGCGGCCGTACCGGCAAGGCGACCCGCATCAAGGAGAAGCGGGTCTGA